In Streptomyces sp. NBC_01551, one DNA window encodes the following:
- a CDS encoding TlpA disulfide reductase family protein: MTTRAAGRGPCRRAPLAAVLAATLAAATGCTSAAAGPADADGPPSAGPQAVVIAAQERRDAPELSGADLRGGRAGLAPLRGRVVVLNVWGSWCGPCWTEAAGLEAVHRETEGQGVRFLGINTRDRDREAARAFEERYELTYPSLHDPRGDLLLRFPEGTLNPQAVPSTLLLDRRGRVAASIAGPVTPAELRPLIARLAGEPE; encoded by the coding sequence GTGACCACGCGGGCCGCGGGCCGCGGCCCGTGCCGTCGGGCGCCCCTGGCCGCCGTACTCGCCGCCACCCTGGCGGCGGCGACCGGCTGTACGTCGGCCGCCGCCGGCCCAGCGGACGCGGACGGGCCGCCCTCGGCGGGCCCCCAGGCGGTGGTCATCGCGGCGCAGGAGCGCCGGGACGCCCCCGAGCTGTCGGGGGCGGACCTCCGGGGCGGCCGGGCCGGCCTGGCACCGCTGCGCGGCCGGGTGGTGGTGCTCAACGTGTGGGGCTCCTGGTGCGGCCCGTGCTGGACCGAGGCCGCCGGGCTGGAGGCCGTACACCGGGAGACCGAGGGTCAGGGCGTACGGTTCCTCGGGATCAACACCCGCGACCGGGACCGGGAGGCGGCCCGCGCCTTCGAGGAGCGGTACGAGCTGACGTACCCCAGCCTGCACGACCCCCGGGGCGACCTGCTGCTCCGCTTCCCCGAGGGCACGCTCAACCCGCAGGCCGTCCCCTCCACCCTGCTCCTCGACCGGCGCGGCCGCGTCGCGGCGAGCATCGCGGGGCCGGTGACTCCCGCCGAACTGCGGCCGCTGATCGCCCGGCTGGCGGGTGAGCCCGAGTGA
- a CDS encoding intradiol ring-cleavage dioxygenase, with translation MSENGSSPAPTSRRTLLLAAGSAGVAALAAACAGPAATRGAAAPTATPSPPRSPGAATPTPACVLATEAGAGPYYLDLDRVRSDITEGRRGVPFRLDLTVVRVPVGCRPLANAAVDVWHADPSGTYSTGGATFLRGTQVTDAAGRCSFLTIVPGWYAGLAPHIHFKVRPDSRAESVSQFFFPEDLLVKVYARPPYDDRRAPEHPNARDSRYRASGATMTLAPVPDGTGYRAAYTVGIA, from the coding sequence ATGAGCGAGAACGGCAGTTCCCCGGCCCCCACCAGCCGCCGCACGCTCCTGCTGGCCGCCGGATCGGCCGGGGTCGCGGCGCTGGCGGCGGCCTGCGCCGGCCCGGCCGCGACCCGCGGCGCGGCAGCGCCGACCGCGACGCCGTCGCCCCCGCGCTCCCCCGGCGCCGCGACCCCGACCCCGGCCTGCGTGCTCGCCACGGAAGCGGGAGCCGGCCCGTACTACCTCGACCTGGACCGGGTCCGCTCCGACATCACGGAAGGCCGCCGGGGTGTGCCGTTCCGGCTGGACCTGACCGTCGTGCGGGTGCCGGTGGGCTGCCGCCCGCTGGCGAACGCCGCAGTCGACGTCTGGCACGCCGACCCCTCGGGCACCTACTCCACCGGCGGGGCCACCTTCCTGCGCGGTACGCAGGTCACGGACGCCGCCGGCCGCTGCTCGTTCCTCACGATCGTGCCCGGCTGGTACGCGGGGCTGGCTCCGCACATCCACTTCAAGGTGCGCCCCGACAGCCGCGCCGAGTCGGTCTCGCAGTTCTTCTTCCCCGAGGACCTGCTGGTGAAGGTGTACGCCCGCCCGCCGTACGACGACCGCCGCGCGCCGGAGCACCCCAACGCCCGCGACAGCCGCTACCGCGCCTCCGGAGCCACGATGACGCTGGCCCCCGTCCCCGACGGCACCGGATACCGAGCCGCGTACACGGTGGGCATCGCCTGA
- a CDS encoding cytochrome c biogenesis CcdA family protein → MTPVPEGVLALQDAPGLVSGALIVAAPVAFAAGLVSFLSPCVLPLVPGYLSYVTSLSVEDLAGARGGRRGRMLAGASLFVLGFSAVLVSGGALFGFFGRRLLAHQEVITTVLGAVTIAMGLAFMGFLPGFAQRELRSHRRPVLGLAGAPLLGVVFGVGWTPCIGPTLAAVQALAWNEASAARGALLMVAYCLGLGLPFVLAGLAFRRALGAFGWVKRHYQWVLRTGGGLLVLVGLLLVTGVWDDLVYRMQLWAADSAAFI, encoded by the coding sequence GTGACCCCGGTGCCCGAGGGAGTGCTCGCCCTCCAGGACGCCCCGGGACTCGTCTCGGGCGCGCTGATCGTCGCCGCTCCCGTGGCCTTCGCCGCGGGCCTGGTCTCCTTCCTGTCTCCCTGCGTCCTCCCGCTGGTGCCGGGATACCTGAGCTACGTCACCAGCCTCTCGGTGGAGGACCTCGCCGGAGCCCGGGGCGGGCGCAGGGGCCGCATGCTGGCGGGCGCCTCGCTGTTCGTCCTCGGCTTCTCCGCGGTCCTCGTCTCCGGCGGCGCTCTCTTCGGCTTCTTCGGGCGCCGGCTGCTGGCGCACCAGGAGGTCATCACGACGGTGCTCGGCGCCGTCACGATCGCGATGGGCCTCGCCTTCATGGGCTTCCTTCCGGGATTCGCCCAGCGGGAGTTGCGCAGCCACCGCCGTCCCGTCCTGGGCCTGGCCGGGGCGCCCCTGCTGGGGGTCGTCTTCGGGGTCGGGTGGACACCGTGCATCGGGCCGACGCTGGCCGCGGTGCAGGCGCTGGCGTGGAACGAGGCCAGCGCGGCGCGGGGCGCCCTGCTGATGGTCGCCTACTGCCTGGGGCTGGGCCTCCCGTTCGTCCTCGCGGGGCTGGCGTTCCGCCGCGCGCTGGGGGCCTTCGGCTGGGTCAAGCGCCACTACCAGTGGGTCCTGCGGACCGGCGGCGGGCTGCTCGTCCTCGTCGGTCTGCTGCTGGTCACCGGGGTGTGGGACGACCTCGTGTACCGGATGCAGCTGTGGGCCGCGGACTCCGCCGCGTTCATCTAG
- a CDS encoding putative glycolipid-binding domain-containing protein: protein MISQRLVRTWDVHPSEGYSTAWAEVTGRRLAARGRAVGVVPEPYWLAYTLETGDDYVTSRLRVSVETGSAARGLDLRNDAGRWSVDGTYRPDLDGALDCDLGLCPLTNTMPVLRHGLHRRPDAGPHDFLMAWVSVPDLTVSANRQTYTPLAGTGDAARIRYASGDFRSDVEFDGQGLVLDYPELATALTR from the coding sequence GTGATCAGTCAACGCCTCGTCCGGACCTGGGACGTCCACCCCAGCGAGGGGTACTCGACCGCCTGGGCCGAAGTCACCGGGCGTCGGCTCGCCGCGCGCGGGCGGGCCGTCGGGGTGGTGCCCGAGCCCTACTGGCTTGCGTACACGCTGGAGACCGGGGACGACTACGTGACCTCCCGACTGCGCGTCAGCGTGGAGACCGGGAGCGCCGCCCGCGGCCTCGACCTGCGCAACGACGCGGGCCGCTGGAGCGTCGACGGGACGTACCGCCCCGACCTCGACGGCGCGCTCGACTGCGACCTGGGGCTGTGTCCGCTGACCAACACCATGCCCGTCCTGCGCCACGGCCTGCACCGGCGGCCCGATGCCGGCCCGCACGACTTCCTCATGGCCTGGGTCTCGGTGCCCGATCTGACGGTCAGCGCGAACCGGCAGACGTACACGCCGCTCGCGGGCACGGGAGACGCGGCCCGCATCCGGTACGCGTCCGGCGACTTCCGCAGCGACGTCGAGTTCGACGGGCAGGGGCTGGTCCTCGACTACCCGGAACTGGCGACCGCGCTCACCCGGTGA
- a CDS encoding VOC family protein: protein MPLEWEQTVVDARDPVALGSWWARALGWAVVNDAQDEYEIRAEPDRLPGLLFVPVPEPKTSKDRLHLDFRPDDQEAEVRRLLALGARHADVGQGAEATWVVLADPEGNEFCVLSSRRT from the coding sequence ATGCCGCTTGAGTGGGAGCAGACCGTCGTGGACGCCCGGGACCCGGTCGCGCTGGGCAGTTGGTGGGCGCGGGCGCTGGGGTGGGCCGTCGTCAACGACGCCCAGGACGAGTACGAGATCCGCGCCGAGCCCGACCGGCTGCCCGGGCTGCTCTTCGTACCGGTGCCGGAGCCCAAGACGTCGAAGGACCGCCTCCACCTCGACTTCCGCCCCGACGACCAAGAGGCCGAGGTACGGCGCCTGCTGGCGCTCGGCGCGCGCCATGCCGACGTCGGGCAGGGCGCCGAGGCGACGTGGGTCGTGCTCGCCGACCCCGAGGGCAACGAGTTCTGCGTCCTGTCCTCCCGGCGCACCTGA
- a CDS encoding thioredoxin family protein, producing the protein MTSRAHRSARHGRRTRRAVRIPVIAGAVATVAALGAAWAGTQALQSPASSASASSAAASSAGTKSEALAEGELPPGTVVVPPADAASASAEPSASSASASPAPGQSAPSAGPAPAGSKSAAAGRGATGATPAAKPKQAAPAPKTAAKAFAPGYDSSADGQQALDAALRAAAADGKQVLLDFGANWCGNCKAADKVFGQTATNALLGDSYHLVKIDIGSQSSANFSILRKYSTGGGSYKMPVLIVLSPSGSVRTDTHQTGNPAMTADGLGAFLRQWS; encoded by the coding sequence ATGACTTCTCGCGCTCACCGCTCAGCCCGCCACGGCCGCCGCACCCGGCGGGCCGTACGGATACCCGTCATCGCCGGAGCGGTGGCGACCGTCGCCGCCCTGGGCGCCGCCTGGGCGGGTACGCAGGCGCTCCAGTCGCCGGCCTCGTCCGCTTCCGCGTCGTCCGCGGCCGCTTCCTCGGCCGGCACCAAGTCCGAGGCTCTGGCGGAGGGTGAGCTTCCGCCCGGCACGGTCGTCGTCCCGCCCGCCGACGCCGCGTCCGCTTCGGCGGAGCCCTCGGCGTCCTCCGCGTCGGCCTCGCCCGCCCCGGGGCAGAGTGCCCCGAGTGCCGGCCCCGCCCCGGCGGGCTCGAAGTCGGCCGCCGCCGGGCGCGGCGCGACCGGGGCGACGCCGGCGGCCAAGCCCAAGCAGGCGGCTCCCGCGCCGAAGACGGCGGCCAAGGCCTTCGCCCCCGGCTACGACTCCTCGGCCGACGGACAGCAGGCCCTCGACGCCGCGCTGCGTGCCGCGGCGGCCGACGGGAAGCAGGTCCTGCTCGACTTCGGCGCCAACTGGTGCGGCAACTGCAAGGCGGCGGACAAGGTGTTCGGCCAGACGGCGACGAACGCGCTGCTGGGCGACTCGTACCACCTCGTGAAGATCGACATAGGCAGCCAGAGCTCCGCGAACTTCTCGATCCTGCGCAAGTACTCCACAGGTGGCGGAAGTTACAAAATGCCCGTACTGATCGTGCTCAGCCCGTCCGGGTCGGTCCGCACGGACACCCACCAGACCGGAAACCCCGCGATGACGGCGGACGGCCTGGGCGCCTTCCTGCGCCAGTGGTCGTGA